From a region of the Anoplopoma fimbria isolate UVic2021 breed Golden Eagle Sablefish chromosome 16, Afim_UVic_2022, whole genome shotgun sequence genome:
- the c16h2orf69 gene encoding mitochondrial protein C2orf69 homolog, giving the protein MLSTHIAVSNTMTSAVTSSDPHGLTLPASRGAFSGSPRRMRLQKLLDVPGHDPSRVNDLLLLRPDTDGQTAAEPREETSNRHVMFFHGDIQNFEVEMALQPEGAQWLSWSLEQVALTLGRRFPGHHVWVVRACRMYLHKFSSYHNFVESNMFGAPEHSPYSPDSGAFLHLRALLSHGMERANLPDPPLPQGGADSLPPGFSLTLVGFSKGCVVLNQMVYELAGARADQQMSHFVEGVSDMYWLDGGHPGGSETWVTNKQALKELASSGVSVHAHVTPYEVCDPMRAWVGREHRHFIKTLEEFGACLSKNLHFEDEPPSIENHFRVIQEF; this is encoded by the exons ATGCTATCCACTCATATAGCCGTGTCCAACACAATGACCTCTGCGGTGACATCTTCTGATCCTCACGGGCTAACCTTGCCAGCCAGCCGGGGTGCATTCTCCGGGAGCCCGCGGAGGATGAGGCTCCAGAAGCTGCTCGATGTACCCGGACACGACCCGAGCCGGGTTAACGACCTGCTGCTCCTGCGGCCCGACACAGACGGCCAGACTGCTGCAGAACCAAGGGAGGAGACCAGCAACAGACATGTGATGTTTTTCCACGGGGACATTCAG aacTTCGAGGTGGAGATGGCTCTGCAGCCTGAGGGAGCCCAGTGGCTCTCCTGGAGTCTGGAGCAGGTCGCCCTCACCCTGGGCCGACGTTTCCCAGGCCATCACGTGTGGGTGGTCAGAGCCTGCCGCATGTATCTCCACAAGTTCAGCAGCTACCACAACTTCGTCGAGAGCAACATGTTCGGGGCACCGGAGCACTCGCCGTACTCACCTGACTCCGGAGCGTTTCTCCACCTCAG GGCCCTGCTGAGCCACGGCATGGAGCGAGCCAACCTACCGGACCCCCCTCTGCCACAGGGAGGCGCTGACAGCCTTCCCCCGGGGTTCTCGCTGACCCTGGTGGGCTTCAGCAAAGGCTGCGTGGTGCTGAACCAGATGGTGTACGAGCTGGCCGGCGCCCGAGCGGACCAGCAGATGTCACACTTCGTCGAGGGCGTCTCGGACATGTACTGGCTGGACGGCGGGCACCCGGGTGGCAGCGAGACCTGGGTGACCAACAAGCAGGCGCTGAAGGAGCTCGCCTCCAGCGGGGTGTCGGTCCATGCCCACGTGACCCCCTACGAGGTGTGTGACCCGATGCGGGCGTGGGTGGGCCGCGAGCACAGACACTTCATCAAGACCCTGGAGGAGTTCGGGGCCTGTCTTAGTAAGAATCTGCACTTCGAGGACGAGCCCCCCTCAATTGAGAATCACTTCAGGGTCATCCAGGAGTTTTGA